A stretch of Arthrobacter sunyaminii DNA encodes these proteins:
- a CDS encoding GntR family transcriptional regulator produces the protein MSSTGTGTRSKSEQAYEQLKTRILGGEMSPGYRLVLSSIANDMGFSVVPVREAIRRLEAEGLVHFERNVGATVAGIDPDLYLHTMQTLSIIEGAATALAAPSISTEDLAQARDLNNQMHEVLANFDPIRFTQLNTEFHALLYGHCPNPHILDLVHRGWARLGRMRTSTFRYVPGRAHASVEEHENLLNLIESGAPASDVEHAARAHRTNTLNAFLAQNGQPPSPI, from the coding sequence ATGAGCAGCACCGGCACAGGCACCCGCTCCAAATCGGAGCAGGCCTACGAACAGCTGAAGACCCGCATCCTCGGCGGTGAAATGAGCCCCGGCTACCGCCTGGTGCTCAGCAGCATCGCCAACGACATGGGCTTCAGCGTGGTGCCGGTCAGGGAAGCCATCCGCCGGCTCGAAGCCGAAGGCCTGGTGCACTTCGAACGCAACGTCGGCGCCACCGTGGCCGGCATCGATCCGGACCTGTATCTGCACACCATGCAGACCCTCAGCATCATCGAGGGTGCCGCCACCGCGCTGGCCGCCCCGAGCATCAGCACCGAGGATCTGGCGCAGGCCCGGGACCTGAACAACCAGATGCACGAGGTCCTGGCGAACTTCGACCCGATCCGGTTCACCCAGCTGAACACCGAGTTCCACGCCCTGTTGTACGGGCACTGCCCCAACCCGCACATTCTGGACCTCGTGCACCGTGGCTGGGCCCGGCTGGGCCGGATGCGCACTTCCACCTTCCGGTACGTGCCGGGCCGGGCCCACGCCTCGGTGGAAGAACACGAGAACCTGTTGAACCTGATCGAATCCGGCGCCCCAGCGTCCGACGTCGAACACGCCGCCCGCGCGCACCGCACCAATACGCTCAACGCCTTCCTGGCCCAAAACGGCCAGCCTCCGTCACCCATCTGA
- a CDS encoding HpcH/HpaI aldolase family protein, whose product MPLRVEETFAARLAARGRQTGMWVCSGSPLVAEICAGSGLDWLLIDAEHSPNGLESLLAQLQAVHGYPVAPVVRPPSGDPVLLKQYLDLGAQNLLIPMVDTPEQAADLVRAVRYPPHGIRGVGSALARASRWNRIDGYLHNAEDTLTLLVQIETVAAVENVAAIADVDGVDGLFIGPSDLAASMGLLGQQDHPDVVAAVEHCIREIKAAGKPVGVNAFAEATARRYIAAGVDFLLVGADVALLARGSEALAATYISSADDDARASY is encoded by the coding sequence ATGCCGCTTCGAGTAGAGGAAACCTTCGCCGCACGGCTCGCCGCCCGCGGCCGCCAGACCGGCATGTGGGTCTGCTCCGGCAGCCCGCTGGTCGCGGAAATCTGTGCCGGTTCCGGCCTGGACTGGCTGCTGATCGATGCCGAACACAGCCCCAACGGGCTGGAATCCCTGCTGGCCCAGCTGCAGGCCGTGCACGGTTATCCGGTGGCCCCGGTGGTGCGCCCGCCGTCGGGGGATCCCGTGCTGCTGAAGCAGTACCTGGATCTGGGCGCGCAGAATCTGCTGATCCCCATGGTGGACACCCCGGAACAAGCCGCCGACCTGGTCCGGGCCGTCCGCTACCCGCCGCACGGCATCCGCGGCGTGGGCAGCGCCCTGGCCCGGGCCTCGCGCTGGAACAGGATCGACGGTTACCTGCACAACGCTGAGGACACCCTCACGCTGCTGGTGCAGATCGAGACGGTTGCCGCCGTGGAGAATGTTGCTGCGATTGCCGACGTCGACGGCGTGGACGGGCTCTTCATCGGCCCCTCTGACCTGGCTGCCTCCATGGGCCTGCTGGGCCAGCAGGATCACCCCGACGTGGTGGCCGCTGTCGAGCACTGCATCCGTGAGATCAAGGCCGCCGGCAAACCTGTGGGCGTGAACGCTTTCGCCGAGGCCACCGCCCGCCGCTATATCGCGGCCGGCGTCGACTTTCTCCTGGTGGGTGCCGACGTCGCCCTCCTGGCCCGGGGGAGCGAGGCCCTGGCCGCCACCTACATTTCATCCGCGGACGACGACGCCCGCGCCAGTTACTGA
- a CDS encoding serine hydrolase domain-containing protein encodes MPRRAAPLWDALAETVRSGWCPGLVAGVRINGETEVFAAGSLDTSASAPMTEDAPFRISSLSKLMGGALALSLVADGMLELDDDVARWLPALAAPRVLATPDAPLSLTVPARSPITVRHLLTFTAGLGIDFGRTPYAAATRELLWGPNPPAVAPEEYLAQVAALPLAHQPGDRWMYHAAADVLSVLLPAVALTPLGQLLEERIAVPFGLSGTGFPTGNEQFPAVYEAVEGGLREAESYRDVFAAPPVFGSLAGGLVSTVPDYLAFLAGLADDTVLPPDLRAQMTADQLTSRQRAGMIEMSGPDESWGFMTAVQVGAGAPWSEPGMWGWSGGSGVSAAVCPNGDIGVIFTQRFMAGPNDTFDFFWEPFGQVRDKRPPGISW; translated from the coding sequence ATGCCAAGAAGAGCTGCACCGTTGTGGGACGCGCTCGCCGAAACGGTCCGTTCGGGCTGGTGCCCGGGGCTGGTGGCAGGCGTCCGGATCAACGGCGAGACTGAGGTCTTCGCTGCCGGTTCCCTCGATACCTCCGCATCCGCCCCGATGACCGAAGATGCGCCGTTCCGGATTTCGTCGCTCAGCAAGCTGATGGGCGGGGCGCTGGCCCTGTCCCTGGTGGCGGACGGAATGCTGGAACTGGACGACGACGTCGCGCGGTGGCTTCCGGCGCTGGCGGCCCCGCGCGTCCTGGCCACCCCCGATGCACCGCTGTCCCTGACCGTGCCCGCCCGCAGTCCGATCACTGTCCGCCATCTGCTCACGTTCACTGCCGGGCTTGGCATCGACTTCGGACGCACTCCTTACGCGGCGGCCACACGCGAGCTTTTATGGGGGCCGAATCCGCCGGCGGTGGCACCCGAAGAGTATCTGGCGCAGGTCGCGGCCCTGCCGCTGGCGCATCAGCCGGGGGACCGCTGGATGTACCACGCCGCGGCGGATGTTCTCTCGGTCCTGCTGCCGGCCGTTGCGCTCACGCCGTTGGGGCAACTCCTGGAGGAACGGATCGCCGTGCCGTTTGGGCTGTCCGGTACCGGATTCCCCACCGGGAACGAGCAGTTTCCCGCCGTGTATGAGGCAGTTGAGGGCGGTCTGCGGGAAGCGGAGTCCTACCGGGACGTCTTTGCGGCTCCGCCGGTGTTCGGCTCCCTCGCCGGAGGTCTGGTCTCCACGGTTCCGGACTATCTGGCTTTCCTGGCCGGATTGGCCGATGACACTGTGCTGCCGCCTGACCTCCGGGCGCAGATGACGGCTGACCAGCTGACCTCGCGGCAGCGTGCCGGCATGATCGAGATGTCCGGGCCGGACGAATCCTGGGGCTTCATGACGGCGGTGCAGGTCGGCGCGGGCGCTCCGTGGTCCGAACCGGGCATGTGGGGCTGGTCCGGCGGCTCCGGGGTGAGCGCCGCCGTCTGTCCCAACGGGGATATTGGCGTCATTTTCACCCAGCGCTTCATGGCCGGACCGAACGATACGTTCGATTTCTTCTGGGAACCCTTCGGCCAGGTTCGGGACAAGCGTCCTCCGGGGATTAGTTGGTGA
- the hpaE gene encoding 5-carboxymethyl-2-hydroxymuconate semialdehyde dehydrogenase, with product MAEHFVPENLPTHIQHFINGKFVDSASGASFDVLDPVTNKTYATAAAGQKEDIDAAVAAAREAFVNGPWPKMKPRERARILNKIADAVEAQEARLAEMETFDTGLPITQAKGQALRAAENFRFFADLIVAQFDDAMKVPGAQINYVNRKPIGVAGLITPWNTPFMLESWKLAPALATGNTVVLKPAEFTPLSASLWADIFTEAGVPAGVFNLVNGLGEEAGDALVKHPDVPLISFTGETTTGKTIFRNAAENLKGMSMELGGKSPCVIFADADLDAALDSALFGVFSLNGERCTAGSRILVERPVYDQFCERFAARAKTIVVGDPHDPKTQVGALVHPEHFKKVASYVEIGKTEGRLLAGGGRPEGLEEGNYIAPTVFADVKPDARIFQEEIFGPVVAITPFDTEDEALELANNTKYGLAAYVWTQDLTRAHNFAQNTEAGMVWLNSHNVRDLRTPFGGVKSSGLGHEGGYRSIDFYTDQQAVHITLGKVHTPKFGTDDAATVAG from the coding sequence ATGGCCGAACACTTTGTTCCCGAAAACCTTCCCACCCACATCCAGCACTTCATCAACGGCAAGTTCGTCGACTCCGCCAGCGGCGCCAGCTTCGATGTGCTGGACCCGGTCACCAACAAGACGTACGCCACCGCCGCCGCAGGCCAGAAGGAAGACATCGACGCCGCCGTCGCTGCCGCCCGCGAAGCCTTCGTCAACGGTCCGTGGCCGAAAATGAAGCCGCGCGAACGCGCCCGCATCCTGAACAAGATTGCCGACGCCGTCGAAGCCCAGGAAGCCCGTCTGGCCGAAATGGAAACCTTCGACACCGGCCTGCCCATCACCCAGGCCAAGGGCCAGGCCCTGCGCGCCGCGGAGAACTTCCGCTTCTTCGCGGACCTGATCGTCGCCCAGTTCGACGACGCCATGAAGGTCCCCGGCGCGCAGATCAACTACGTGAACCGCAAGCCCATCGGCGTGGCCGGTCTGATCACCCCGTGGAACACCCCGTTCATGCTCGAGTCCTGGAAGCTCGCCCCGGCCCTGGCCACCGGAAACACCGTGGTGCTCAAGCCGGCCGAATTCACCCCGCTGTCCGCCTCCCTCTGGGCCGACATCTTCACCGAAGCCGGCGTTCCCGCCGGTGTCTTCAACCTGGTCAACGGCCTGGGAGAGGAAGCCGGCGACGCGCTGGTCAAGCACCCGGACGTGCCGCTGATCTCCTTCACCGGCGAGACCACCACCGGCAAGACGATCTTCCGCAACGCCGCGGAGAACCTCAAGGGCATGTCCATGGAACTCGGCGGCAAGAGCCCCTGCGTGATCTTCGCTGACGCAGACCTGGACGCCGCCCTCGATTCCGCCCTGTTCGGCGTCTTCTCGCTCAACGGCGAACGCTGCACCGCCGGCTCCCGCATCCTGGTGGAACGCCCCGTCTACGACCAGTTCTGCGAGCGGTTCGCCGCCCGTGCCAAGACCATCGTCGTCGGCGACCCCCACGACCCGAAGACCCAGGTGGGCGCCCTGGTGCACCCCGAGCACTTCAAGAAGGTGGCCTCCTATGTGGAGATCGGCAAGACCGAAGGCCGCCTGCTGGCCGGCGGCGGCCGCCCCGAAGGCCTGGAGGAGGGCAACTACATTGCCCCCACCGTCTTTGCCGATGTAAAGCCCGACGCGCGGATCTTCCAGGAGGAGATTTTCGGCCCCGTCGTTGCCATCACCCCGTTCGACACCGAAGACGAGGCGCTGGAGCTGGCCAATAACACCAAGTACGGCCTGGCTGCCTACGTCTGGACGCAGGACCTCACCCGCGCGCACAACTTCGCGCAGAACACCGAGGCCGGCATGGTGTGGCTGAACAGCCACAACGTCCGCGACCTGCGCACCCCGTTTGGCGGCGTAAAGTCCTCGGGCCTGGGCCACGAGGGCGGCTACCGCTCCATCGATTTCTACACTGACCAGCAGGCCGTGCACATCACGCTCGGCAAGGTCCACACGCCCAAGTTCGGGACCGACGACGCCGCTACGGTCGCCGGCTAA
- a CDS encoding M23 family metallopeptidase encodes MKASPNPLEVALPFTGTWKVENSPLRRVPSHGTHLLATTYAIDFVGVDDDGRTAPSVSWHTVLGTEPPDLFFSFGRPILAPVSGQVVAVHDGERDHEARRSQLALLPYLLGQQARLRQGAGAIAGNHVLIQTPDGGAVVGVMHLRSGSLRASFGEQVREGQHIGDCGNSGNSTQPHVHVQAMDRADPWTARGLPLVFRAFDERPAGSTGFIPRRNALPQEASTVRAPAPRPFQ; translated from the coding sequence ATGAAGGCATCCCCGAATCCGCTGGAGGTCGCGCTTCCGTTCACCGGCACCTGGAAAGTGGAGAACAGCCCGCTGCGCCGGGTGCCCAGTCACGGCACGCATCTGCTCGCGACAACGTACGCCATCGATTTTGTGGGCGTGGACGACGACGGCCGGACGGCTCCCTCGGTCAGCTGGCACACGGTCCTGGGCACCGAACCCCCGGACCTCTTCTTTTCCTTCGGCCGCCCGATCCTGGCCCCCGTCAGCGGCCAGGTGGTGGCAGTCCACGACGGCGAACGCGACCATGAAGCCCGCCGGTCCCAGCTCGCCCTGCTGCCGTATCTGCTGGGGCAGCAGGCCCGGCTGCGGCAGGGAGCCGGGGCCATTGCCGGCAACCATGTCCTGATCCAAACGCCCGACGGCGGCGCAGTGGTTGGGGTGATGCACCTGAGGTCCGGTTCGCTCCGGGCGAGTTTCGGCGAGCAGGTCCGGGAGGGCCAGCACATCGGGGACTGCGGAAACTCCGGCAATTCCACACAGCCGCACGTGCATGTGCAGGCCATGGACCGGGCGGACCCGTGGACCGCCCGCGGGCTGCCGCTGGTTTTCCGTGCCTTCGATGAAAGACCGGCCGGCAGCACCGGCTTCATCCCTCGCCGAAACGCACTACCGCAGGAAGCCTCAACGGTCCGGGCACCCGCACCACGTCCTTTTCAGTAA
- the hpaH gene encoding 2-oxo-hept-4-ene-1,7-dioate hydratase produces MLDKSTLQAVADELVEAKRTRTPVPLLTARYPEMTIADSYAVQNLWADRLLASGRRLAGHKIGLTSKAMQAATGITEPDYGVILDDMVLENGCTVQWDEYTHPRIEVELAFVLGKPLAGPHCTIFDVLDATDYVVPALEILDSRIEMEGRTIVDTIADNAAMGAMVVGGNPVKAADVDLRWVSALLYRNQGIEETGVAAGVLNHPAAGVYWLANKLAAHQTSLEAGEIILAGSFTRPMWVYKGDTVFADYGPLGTITCRFE; encoded by the coding sequence GTGCTAGATAAATCAACTCTCCAGGCGGTGGCCGATGAGCTGGTCGAAGCCAAGCGGACCCGGACCCCGGTTCCGCTGCTGACCGCCCGTTATCCCGAGATGACCATCGCGGATTCCTACGCGGTGCAGAACCTCTGGGCGGACCGGCTGTTGGCCTCCGGCCGCCGGCTCGCCGGGCACAAGATCGGCCTGACTTCCAAGGCCATGCAGGCCGCCACCGGCATCACCGAGCCGGACTACGGCGTCATCCTCGATGACATGGTGCTGGAAAACGGCTGCACCGTGCAGTGGGATGAATACACCCACCCGCGGATCGAGGTGGAGCTGGCTTTTGTGCTCGGCAAACCGCTGGCCGGCCCGCACTGCACCATCTTCGATGTTCTGGATGCCACCGACTACGTGGTTCCCGCCTTGGAAATCCTGGATTCCCGGATCGAGATGGAAGGCCGGACCATTGTGGACACCATCGCGGACAACGCCGCGATGGGCGCCATGGTGGTGGGCGGGAACCCGGTGAAGGCGGCCGACGTCGACCTGCGCTGGGTTTCCGCTTTGCTCTACCGCAACCAGGGCATCGAGGAAACCGGTGTGGCGGCCGGAGTGCTGAACCACCCGGCTGCCGGCGTGTACTGGCTGGCGAACAAGCTGGCTGCGCACCAGACCTCGCTGGAAGCCGGGGAAATTATCCTCGCCGGCTCCTTCACCCGGCCCATGTGGGTCTACAAGGGCGACACCGTGTTCGCCGACTACGGACCGTTGGGAACCATCACATGCCGCTTCGAGTAG
- a CDS encoding GNAT family N-acetyltransferase, whose amino-acid sequence MRQDTSRWTPVTTERLLLRRIMDTDHSAAVRIHTDPRTTRYNRKPPTIEKAEELLEFFLGHWNREGFGYWAVAEREQPETVIGFTGLHRAVVAGREVLNLYYRYDPSVWRRGYATEGAREAVRRGRELLPELPVLASMSDRNLASVKTARAAGLQRRTSLDRQIGRDVDIYFTLGWLDGPDRKRPRYAGQR is encoded by the coding sequence ATGCGCCAAGACACGTCTCGATGGACCCCGGTCACCACCGAGCGGCTGTTGCTGCGCCGCATCATGGACACGGACCACAGTGCAGCCGTCCGCATCCACACGGATCCCAGGACCACCAGATACAACCGGAAGCCGCCCACTATTGAGAAGGCCGAAGAGCTTCTGGAGTTCTTCCTCGGCCACTGGAACCGGGAAGGTTTTGGCTACTGGGCAGTGGCGGAGCGGGAGCAGCCGGAGACGGTCATCGGGTTCACCGGGCTGCACCGGGCCGTGGTTGCCGGCAGGGAGGTGCTGAACCTCTACTACCGCTACGATCCGTCCGTTTGGCGCCGCGGCTATGCCACTGAAGGAGCCCGGGAAGCGGTGCGCCGGGGCAGGGAATTGCTGCCTGAACTGCCTGTGCTGGCCAGCATGTCGGACCGGAACCTTGCCTCTGTGAAAACAGCCCGGGCCGCGGGGCTGCAGCGCCGGACCTCACTGGACCGGCAGATTGGGCGCGACGTGGACATCTATTTCACCCTCGGTTGGCTGGACGGGCCCGATAGGAAGCGGCCCCGGTATGCCGGGCAGCGTTGA
- a CDS encoding ATP-dependent nuclease, whose translation MELDSLKIHKYRSILGPTEVDLQGLTVLIGPNNQGKSNILQAIRLGMETIAMARVRLHVNADSSLAGMPHAPRRTSTLWRRPPHQAGSRYDWLRDFPAQFRENGRVKPTSVLRFNFSLDEQERAEFWKRTRTKNNGALSVEITFTQDNIHIDFPKPGGSGSYRKAGRAICAFIEDNFTFLYVPAIRTADQAVEVISELITDRLETLAKNDEYMELVSRLDALHHEHARELSHSIGRRLDVYMQGRSDLSIQLQTGGMTLGGLRAIDAIELDDGVSTSILEKGDGVKSLLTMALLHDLADRGSSSQVLLAIDEPEAHLHPDAVHKMAQVLREIATEQRVIVATHSPVLVNRTQLNKNLIVENNAVSEVLRIGQIRACLGVRPFDNLSSAEFMVLTEGPSDSQVITSALRHLSDDCATALTDGRLAVTDAVGANNLPNRARFAIEMMADVVVVVDDDSAGRGVIEKLAKIASLDRGRIRKLSIAGRSQSVLEDLYVRELHERAYAKHTGLELPLPSPADNGSTWSDRMKRVLRDTSGLAEDEDLDPLKKDLADWASADIRLSLTPEAWRVMHGIAATVEMMISQRHPAALAGSTPRAAQ comes from the coding sequence ATGGAACTCGACTCTCTGAAGATTCACAAGTACCGAAGTATATTGGGACCCACTGAGGTGGATCTCCAGGGGCTGACCGTCCTAATCGGGCCGAACAACCAAGGAAAGTCAAACATCCTTCAAGCGATACGACTTGGGATGGAAACAATCGCCATGGCACGGGTTCGGCTTCATGTGAACGCTGATTCCAGTCTAGCCGGGATGCCACACGCCCCCCGTCGGACCTCAACCTTGTGGCGTCGGCCGCCGCATCAGGCTGGTTCCCGTTACGACTGGCTCCGTGATTTCCCAGCACAGTTTCGAGAAAACGGTCGGGTAAAGCCTACCTCAGTCCTAAGATTCAATTTTAGTTTAGATGAACAGGAACGAGCCGAGTTCTGGAAGCGAACCCGAACCAAGAATAATGGGGCGCTCTCTGTCGAAATCACGTTCACACAGGACAACATTCATATAGATTTTCCGAAACCTGGCGGTTCCGGCTCCTACCGTAAGGCCGGCCGGGCGATCTGCGCTTTCATCGAGGACAATTTCACCTTCCTCTATGTGCCAGCCATACGGACCGCCGACCAAGCGGTAGAGGTCATATCCGAACTCATCACTGACCGGCTGGAGACACTGGCTAAGAACGACGAGTACATGGAGCTAGTTTCGCGGCTAGATGCACTCCACCATGAGCATGCAAGGGAACTTTCTCATTCAATCGGGAGGCGGCTAGATGTGTATATGCAAGGGCGAAGCGACCTCTCCATTCAGCTGCAAACAGGAGGCATGACGCTGGGTGGCCTTCGAGCCATCGATGCAATTGAACTCGATGATGGGGTGTCAACATCGATTCTCGAGAAGGGAGACGGGGTCAAGAGTCTCCTCACCATGGCTCTTCTCCATGATCTCGCGGACCGTGGTTCATCATCACAAGTACTACTCGCCATAGACGAACCGGAGGCTCATCTGCATCCCGACGCGGTGCACAAGATGGCCCAAGTCCTTAGGGAGATCGCGACTGAACAAAGAGTTATCGTGGCTACGCACAGCCCCGTTCTGGTAAACCGAACTCAGCTCAACAAGAATCTAATAGTGGAGAATAACGCGGTTTCAGAGGTGCTCAGAATCGGCCAAATTAGAGCCTGTCTCGGAGTCCGGCCATTCGACAACCTGTCATCTGCAGAATTCATGGTCCTCACTGAGGGCCCGTCGGACAGCCAAGTTATCACCAGTGCCCTCCGCCACCTCTCCGATGATTGCGCAACCGCTTTGACAGACGGGCGCCTAGCAGTGACTGACGCGGTGGGCGCCAATAACCTTCCGAACAGAGCAAGATTTGCGATAGAAATGATGGCCGATGTCGTCGTCGTTGTTGATGATGACTCTGCTGGTAGGGGAGTAATAGAAAAGTTGGCGAAGATTGCGTCGCTTGATCGAGGACGAATCCGGAAACTCTCAATCGCAGGCCGAAGTCAAAGCGTGCTTGAGGACCTCTACGTCCGTGAACTGCATGAGCGAGCGTACGCCAAACACACCGGCCTCGAGCTCCCTCTTCCGAGTCCTGCCGACAACGGCTCTACTTGGTCGGACAGAATGAAGAGAGTCTTACGCGATACCTCCGGCCTAGCTGAAGATGAAGACCTGGACCCACTGAAAAAGGACCTTGCAGACTGGGCCTCTGCAGATATTCGTCTGTCTCTGACACCTGAAGCTTGGCGTGTTATGCATGGAATCGCCGCCACGGTCGAGATGATGATAAGCCAACGGCATCCAGCAGCTTTAGCAGGCAGCACCCCTCGAGCAGCACAATGA
- the hpaD gene encoding 3,4-dihydroxyphenylacetate 2,3-dioxygenase produces the protein MSVSAINPNPIPTPSIQPPDIVRCAYMELIVTDLAKSREFYVDVLGLHVTEEDDEAIYLRSLEEFIHHNLVLRKGPVAAVASFAYRVRTPEDVDVAEAYYKEMGCRTERRAEGFTKGVGDSVRVEDPLGFPYEFFYTVDHVERLTQRYDLYSAGELVRLDHFNQVTPDVPRGRAYLEDLGFRVSEDIKDSDGVTYAAWMHRKDTVHDTALTGGDGPRMHHVAFATHEKHNIIQICDKMGALRISDRIERGPGRHGVSNAFYLYILDPDDHRIEIYTQDYYTGDPDNPTITWDVHDNQRRDWWGNPVVPSWYTEASLVLDLDGNPQPLVARTDSSEMEVTVGADGFSYTRGDETDYKVGSQL, from the coding sequence ATGAGCGTTTCAGCCATCAACCCCAACCCGATCCCGACGCCGAGCATCCAGCCGCCGGACATTGTCCGCTGCGCCTACATGGAGCTCATCGTCACCGACCTGGCCAAGTCCCGCGAGTTCTACGTGGACGTCCTGGGCCTGCACGTCACCGAAGAGGATGACGAGGCCATCTATCTGCGCTCCCTCGAGGAGTTCATCCACCACAACCTGGTTTTGCGCAAGGGACCCGTCGCCGCCGTCGCATCCTTCGCCTACCGCGTGCGCACCCCTGAAGACGTGGACGTGGCCGAGGCCTACTACAAGGAAATGGGCTGCCGCACCGAACGCCGGGCCGAGGGCTTCACCAAGGGCGTGGGCGACTCGGTCCGCGTGGAGGATCCGCTGGGCTTCCCGTACGAGTTCTTCTACACCGTGGACCATGTGGAGCGCCTGACCCAGCGCTACGACCTCTACTCCGCCGGTGAGCTGGTGCGCCTGGACCACTTCAACCAGGTCACCCCCGACGTTCCCCGCGGCCGTGCCTACCTGGAGGACCTGGGCTTCCGCGTCTCCGAGGACATCAAGGATTCCGACGGCGTCACCTACGCCGCCTGGATGCACCGCAAGGACACCGTCCATGACACCGCCCTGACCGGCGGCGACGGCCCGCGCATGCACCACGTTGCCTTCGCCACCCACGAAAAGCACAACATCATCCAGATCTGCGACAAGATGGGCGCCCTGCGCATCTCCGACCGGATTGAGCGCGGCCCCGGCCGCCACGGCGTCTCCAACGCGTTCTACCTCTACATCCTGGATCCGGACGACCACCGCATCGAGATTTACACGCAGGACTACTACACCGGCGACCCGGACAACCCCACCATCACCTGGGACGTGCACGACAACCAGCGCCGCGACTGGTGGGGCAACCCCGTGGTTCCGTCCTGGTACACCGAGGCCTCCCTGGTCCTGGACCTGGACGGCAACCCGCAGCCGCTGGTGGCCCGCACCGATTCCTCGGAAATGGAAGTGACAGTCGGTGCGGACGGCTTCTCCTACACCCGCGGTGACGAGACCGATTACAAGGTCGGCTCCCAGCTTTAA
- a CDS encoding fumarylacetoacetate hydrolase family protein: MSPSNDATKDTLKQAGKVIAVHINYPSRAAERGRTPEQPSYFLKPGSSLALTGSTVERPAGCELLGFEGEIALIIGKTARRVSIEDAWNYVGGVTASNDLGVYDLRWADKGSNLRSKGGDGFTPVGPAILNAADVDPAALRIRTWVNGELAQDDTTADLLFPFAQLVADLSQLLTLEPGDMILTGTPAGASVAVPGDVLEIEVDVPATGATTGRLTTTVTEGTTALAAFGAQPKIDDKQREEAWGSAEKAGLAPQAETEQDQPKTLTPELKAKLESVATATLSSQMRARGLNNVSIDGLTGTKTGRKVVGTARTLRYVPNREDLFKSHGGGYNAQKRAIDSVREGEILVMEARGEKGTGTLGDILALRAQYNGAAAIITDGGVRDYSTVASFDLPVYCANPHPAVLGRRHIPWDTDITIACGGATIQPGDIIVADDDGILVIPPAIAEELVEACIVQEHQEEFIAEMVKAGNSVDGLYPMNAAWKEKYEAWAAEQA; encoded by the coding sequence ATGTCCCCGAGCAACGACGCCACCAAGGACACGCTGAAGCAGGCCGGCAAGGTCATCGCCGTCCACATCAACTACCCCAGCAGGGCAGCAGAACGCGGACGCACCCCGGAACAACCCTCCTACTTCCTGAAGCCCGGCTCCTCCCTGGCCCTCACCGGCAGCACGGTTGAGCGCCCGGCCGGCTGCGAGCTGCTCGGCTTCGAAGGCGAAATCGCCCTGATCATCGGCAAGACCGCCCGCCGGGTGAGCATCGAGGACGCTTGGAATTACGTCGGGGGAGTGACCGCCAGCAATGACCTGGGCGTCTACGACCTGCGCTGGGCAGACAAGGGCTCCAACCTCCGCTCCAAGGGCGGTGACGGCTTCACCCCGGTCGGCCCGGCTATTCTCAACGCGGCCGACGTCGACCCCGCCGCACTGCGCATCCGCACCTGGGTCAACGGCGAACTCGCCCAGGACGACACCACCGCAGACCTGCTCTTCCCCTTCGCCCAGCTGGTGGCGGACCTCTCCCAGCTGCTCACGCTGGAACCGGGCGACATGATCCTCACGGGCACTCCGGCCGGCGCCTCCGTGGCCGTCCCCGGCGACGTCCTGGAAATCGAAGTGGACGTCCCTGCCACCGGAGCAACCACCGGCCGCCTGACCACCACCGTCACCGAGGGCACGACGGCGCTGGCCGCCTTCGGCGCGCAGCCCAAGATCGACGACAAACAGCGCGAAGAGGCCTGGGGTTCCGCCGAAAAGGCCGGCCTGGCTCCGCAGGCCGAAACCGAGCAGGACCAGCCCAAAACCCTCACCCCCGAGCTGAAGGCAAAGCTGGAATCGGTCGCCACCGCCACCCTCAGCTCGCAGATGCGCGCCCGCGGCCTGAACAACGTCTCCATCGACGGCCTCACCGGCACCAAGACCGGCCGCAAGGTCGTCGGCACCGCCCGCACCCTGCGCTACGTCCCCAACCGTGAGGACCTCTTCAAGTCCCACGGCGGCGGTTACAACGCGCAGAAACGCGCCATCGACTCCGTCCGCGAAGGCGAAATCCTGGTCATGGAAGCCCGCGGCGAGAAGGGCACCGGCACCCTGGGCGACATCCTCGCCCTGCGCGCCCAGTACAACGGCGCGGCAGCCATCATCACCGACGGCGGCGTCCGCGACTACTCCACCGTGGCTAGCTTCGACCTGCCCGTGTACTGCGCCAACCCGCACCCCGCCGTCCTCGGCCGTCGTCACATCCCCTGGGATACGGACATCACCATTGCCTGCGGCGGCGCCACCATCCAGCCCGGCGACATTATCGTGGCCGACGACGACGGCATCCTGGTCATCCCGCCGGCCATCGCCGAAGAGCTGGTGGAAGCCTGCATCGTCCAGGAACACCAGGAAGAGTTCATCGCCGAAATGGTGAAGGCCGGCAACAGCGTGGACGGCCTCTACCCGATGAACGCTGCCTGGAAGGAAAAGTACGAAGCCTGGGCGGCGGAACAGGCATGA